The Apium graveolens cultivar Ventura chromosome 11, ASM990537v1, whole genome shotgun sequence genome has a window encoding:
- the LOC141696444 gene encoding uncharacterized protein LOC141696444: protein MECSNRALARYAREARFRPLTDIHRVETQPPKVFKGESVDITFREADARWVHHPHNDALVISIHIGTKNIHRAFVDNESSANILYYNTFKKMGLPDRDMSGEDSWVYGFSGAGVRVMGSIRLLCTLGESPLSVTKMLQFKVLNQESSHNVLLGRPFLREMRVITSIHHLTIKFPTPNGVGSIKGSQYYSRECYMEAMRGFRKDSHSEDTSDDDRERSIKQPIEEIRVHYYIEQEDESPSKLPPAMLFLEDTIRIEILEEEEPRNVIVQTNFNGERLEGKFDVLQSLGQDEYKVDPPLPEGAPLSSESLKEVDAPVIQGAPSKEVDAPFQGDAPSLQNDENRDLPDLDPRIPIPTKKMGPAEDTIEIPVDEKDPSKVLRIGSKLVPRLKEGLSKFLLGNLDVFAWNHSDMVGIDPEVMCHHLNIDPEHKGVRQKRRFVSGESAVALAEEVDRLLDVGLIRESFYPDWLANPVLVRKPNGKWRTCVDFTDLNKACPKDSFPLPRIDQLVDATAGHALLSFMDAYSGYNQIPMYGPDQEHTSFITDRGLYCYIGMPFGLINVGATYQRLVNKMFKRQIGKTMEVYVNDMLVKSKRAEDHIADLAEMFHILRKYRMKLNP from the coding sequence ATGGAATGCAGCAACAGGGCCTTGGCAAGATATGCTAGGGAAGCTCGGTTCAGACCTCTCACAGACATTCATAGGGTGGAGACTCAACCACCCAAAGTGTTTAAGGGTGAATCCGTGGATATCACCTTCAGAGAAGCAGATGCCCGGTGGGTACATCACCCCCACAATGATGCACTGGTCATTTCCATCCATATCGGGACCAAAAATATCCATAGGGCCTTCGTAGACAATGAAAGCTCGGCAAACATCCTCTACTACAACACCTTTAAAAAGATGGGGCTACCTGATCGGGATATGTCAGGGGAAGATTCGTGGGTCTATGGTTTCTCTGGCGCGGGAGTTAGAGTTATGGGATCAATTCGGTTGCTGTGTACCTTGGGGGAAAGTCCGTTGTCCGTGACAAAGATGCTCCAGTTTAAGGTTTTAAATCAAGAGTCATCCCACAACGTGCTTTTAGGGCGGCCTTTTCTTCGGGAGATGAGGGTCATTACTTCGATCCACCACCTTACCATCAAATTTCCAACCCCAAATGGTGTGGGAAGTATAAAAGGCTCTCAATATTACTCTCGGGAATGCTACATGGAAGCTATGAGGGGCTTTAGGAAGGACTCCCACAGCGAAGATACATCGGATGATGATCGAGAAAGGAGCATCAAACAGCCGATCGAGGAAATCCGAGTCCATTACTATATCGAGCAAGAAGACGAGAGCCCCTCTAAGCTACCTCCAGCAATGTTGTTTTTAGAAGACACGATCAGAATTGAAATATTGGAAGAAGAGGAACCCCGAAATGTCATAGTCCAAACAAATTTCAATGGGGAACGACTCGAAGGAAAATTTGATGTCTTGCAAAGTCTTGGGCAGGATGAATATAAGGTAGATCCCCCTCTCCCCGAGGGCGCGCCCTTATCTTcggaaagtttaaaggaagtTGATGCCCCTGTTATACAGGGCGCGCCTTCTAAAGAAGTTGATGCTCCTTTCCAAGGGGATGCGCCTTCTTTGCAAAATGATGAGAATCGTGATCTGCCCGACCTAGATCCACGAATACCGATACCAACAAAAAAGATGGGGCCAGCGGAAGACACAATTGAAATCCCTGTCGACGAAAAAGATCCAAGTAAGGTTTTGAGAATTGGATCTAAGTTGGTGCCAAGACTGAAAGAAGGGCTTTCAAAATTTCTCTTGGGAAACCTTGATGTATTTGCGTGGAACCATTCTGATATGGTGGGAATTGACCCAGAAGTGATGTGCCACCATTTGAACATTGATCCCGAGCATAAAGGGGTTAGGCAAAAGCGGAGGTTTGTGAGTGGCGAAAGCGCAGTAGCCTTGGCAGAAGAAGTGGATAGACTCTTGGATGTCGGACTAATCAGGGAATCTTTCTACCCAGATTGGCTGGCAAACCCGGTGTTAGTAAGAAAACCTAACGGCAAGTGGAGaacatgtgtggatttcaccgatctgaACAAGGCGTGCCCAAAGGATAGCTTCCCTTTGCCAAGAATTGACCAGTTGGTCGACGCCACGGCAGGACATGCCTTGCTCAGCttcatggatgcatactccggGTATAATCAAATTCCCATGTATGGGCCTGACCAGGAGCACACCTCTTTTATCACTGATAGAGGACTCTATTGCTACATTGGGATGCCGTTTGGTCTGATCAACGTTGGGGCCACTTATCAAAGATTGGTAAACAAAATGTTTAAGAGGCAGATTGGAAAGACGATGGAGGTATACGTGAACGATATGCTTGTAAAATCTAAGAGGGCGGAAGATCACATCGCAGACTTAGCTGAGATGTTccatattctgagaaaatatagGATGAAGTTGAACCCTTAG
- the LOC141696445 gene encoding uncharacterized protein LOC141696445, translating into MVNHRGIEANPAKIKALLGMKSPTSVKQVQSLTGRIAALNQFISKSSDRVVGESSDVGQARRGRNIDSLLGGFRILCQRGVDKGGSKPSMARVLREQKIAGCRNQIYQHGEIALNRFVSKSSDRCKEFFKAIKGMGKDFVWTSDCEEAFLKIKEQLGNPPMLANPEEGETLILYLAVSEYSVSAVLSLPRKEILLLMKGKFPHPWRNLHFDGAVNNNGAGAEIVLVTLEGHHLMSVIHFKFYVTNNDVEFEALINGLKIDLEVGVVNLIARSDSELVVNQVNGGFQARGPRTELYMNGVQRLLEKFGSARLEGVPREENSNANTLANMGLQMDSIQLGQISLGIQEIPSVPEIGVFQTLEIPRENWMIPIHNYIRTRALSEDKLQARRLRYQTAKYVEYDGILYKRGFNQPLLCCVDLEEGNYILTEVHEGICGNHSGVVHWH; encoded by the exons atGGTTAACCATCGAGGAATTGAGGCGAACCCGGCAAAAATCAAGGCTCTGTTAGGCATGAAATCTCCCACCAGCGTCAAGCAAGTGCAGAGCTTGACGGGAAGGATTGCAGCTTTAAATCAATTTATCTCAAAGTCATCGGATAG AGTAGTTGGGGAATCCTCCGATGTTGGCCAAGCCAGAAGAGGGAGAAACATTGATTCTTTACTTGGCGGTTTCAGAATACTCTGTCAGCGCGGTGTTGATAAAGGAGGAAGCAAGCCATCAATGGCCCGTGTACTACGCGAGCAAAAGATTGCTGGATGCAGAAACCAGATATACCAGCATGGAGAAATTG CTTTAAATCGATTTGTCTCAAAGTCATCGGATAGGTGCAAAGAATTCTTCAAGGCAATCAAAGGAATGGGTAAGGATTTCGTGTGGACCTCAGATTGTGAAGAGgcttttctgaaaatcaaagagCAGTTGGGGAATCCTCCGATGTTGGCCAATCCAGAAGAGGGAGAAACATTGATTCTTTACTTGGCGGTTTCTGAATACTCTGTTAGTGCGGTGTTG AGCCTTCCTCGCAAGGAAATCCTCTTGTTGATGAAAGGGAAGTTCCCACACCCTTGGAGGAACTTGCATTTTGATGGGGCTGTAAATAATAATGGAGCAGGTGCCGAGATTGTCTTAGTCACCCTGGAAGGGCATCATTTGATGAGTGTCATCCACTTCAAATTTTATGTCACCAACAATGATGTTGAGTTTGAGGCATTGATCAATGGTTTGAAAATAGATCTGGAAGTGGGGGTTGTGAATCTGATTGCTCGGAGTGACTCTGAGTTAGTTGTAAATCAAGTCAACGGAGGTTTCCAAGCCCGGGGACCCCGGACAGAGTTATATATGAATGGTGTGCAACGTCTATTGGAAAAATTTGGAAGTGCCAGGCTAGAGGGTGTTCCAAGAGAGGAAAATAGTAATGCAAATACTTTGGCAAATATGGGATTGCAAATGGACAGCATCCAACTTGGGCAAATCTCTTTGGGAATCCAGGAGATACCAAGTGTTCCAGAGATAGGGGTGTTCCAGACACTGGAGATCCCGCGAGAAAATTGGATGATCCCCATTCATAATTATATTCGAACGAGAGCTTTGTCAGAAGACAAGCTACAGGCTCGACGCCTTCGCTACCAGACTGCTAAATATGTTGAATATGATGGGATATTATACAAGAGAGGATTTAACCAACCACTGTTATGTTGCGTGGACCTagaagaaggaaattatatcCTCACGGAGGTGCACGAAGGGATTTGTGGAAATCACTCGGGGGTGGTTCATTGGCATTAA
- the LOC141696446 gene encoding secreted RxLR effector protein 161-like, whose amino-acid sequence MVVKSLKLDKDPFRPREDDEEVLDPEIPYLGAIGALMYLANDTRLDIAFAVNLLVRFSSAPMDRHWNEIKHIFRYLRGTIDFWLFFPKNSTSRLIGYADAEYLSDPHFGKSQTRYVFTYCGVTIS is encoded by the coding sequence ATGGTAGTTAAATCTTTAAAACTTGATAAAGATCCATTTCGACCACGAGAAGATGATGAAGAGGTTCTTGATCCTGAAATTCCATATCTTGGAGCAATTGGCGCACTTATGTATCTTGCAAATGATACAAGGCTAGATATTGCATTTGCTGTGAATTTATTGGTTAGATTTAGCTCTGCTCCGATGGATAGACATTGGAATGAGATCAAACATATATTTCGTTATCTTCGTGGAACAATTGATTTTTGGTTATTCTTCCCAAAAAACTCAACATCTCGGTTGATCGGATATGCAGACGCTGAATATttgtcagatcctcattttggCAAATCACAAACTAGATATGTATTTACATATTGTGGTGTAACCATTTCCTAG